The following are encoded together in the Weissella soli genome:
- the rpsC gene encoding 30S ribosomal protein S3 — protein MGQKINPTGMRVGIIRDWDAKWYANKKDYATALHEDLKLRNYINTKLADASVSRIEIERTANRVNISIHTAKPGMVIGKGGSEVDALRSELSRLVAAGERVHINIIEIKKPDLDAHLVGAQIAADLERRVAFRRAMRGAIQRAMRAGAKGIKTQVAGRLNGADIARIEQYTEGTVPLHTLRADIDYSWDEATTTYGQLGVKTWIYRGDILPEKKNKKQGGE, from the coding sequence ATGGGTCAAAAGATTAACCCAACTGGTATGCGTGTCGGCATCATCCGCGACTGGGATGCCAAGTGGTACGCAAACAAGAAGGACTACGCAACTGCTTTGCATGAAGATTTAAAGTTGCGTAATTATATCAATACAAAGTTGGCTGACGCATCAGTTTCACGCATCGAAATCGAGCGTACTGCTAACCGCGTAAACATCTCAATCCACACTGCAAAGCCAGGTATGGTAATCGGTAAGGGTGGATCAGAAGTTGATGCATTGCGTAGCGAGTTGTCACGTTTAGTGGCTGCTGGTGAACGTGTACACATCAACATCATCGAGATCAAGAAGCCTGATTTGGACGCCCACTTGGTTGGTGCACAAATTGCAGCTGACTTGGAGCGCCGTGTTGCGTTCCGTCGTGCAATGCGTGGTGCTATTCAACGTGCAATGCGTGCTGGTGCCAAGGGTATCAAGACACAAGTTGCTGGACGTTTGAATGGAGCTGATATTGCTCGTATCGAGCAATATACTGAGGGTACTGTTCCTTTGCACACATTGCGTGCGGACATTGACTACTCATGGGATGAGGCAACTACTACTTACGGTCAACTAGGTGTAAAGACTTGGATTTACCGCGGTGATATCTTGCCTGAGAAGAAGAACAAGAAGCAAGGAGGCGAGTAA
- the rplP gene encoding 50S ribosomal protein L16, which produces MLVPKRVKYRRPHRGHMRGEAKGGKTVTFGEFGLQATTSSWITNRQIEAARVAMTRYMKRGGQVWIKIFPHLAYTSKGVGVRMGNGKGTPEGWVAPVKRGKVMFEVGGVTEEVAREALRLASNKLPVKTKILTRQVEGE; this is translated from the coding sequence ATGCTAGTTCCTAAGCGTGTAAAGTACCGTCGTCCACACCGTGGCCACATGCGTGGTGAAGCTAAGGGTGGTAAGACAGTTACATTCGGTGAATTCGGTTTGCAAGCTACAACTTCAAGCTGGATTACTAACCGTCAAATCGAAGCCGCTCGTGTCGCTATGACACGTTACATGAAGCGTGGTGGTCAAGTTTGGATTAAGATTTTCCCACACTTGGCTTACACTTCTAAGGGTGTCGGAGTTCGAATGGGTAACGGTAAAGGTACTCCAGAAGGTTGGGTTGCACCTGTTAAGCGCGGTAAGGTTATGTTTGAAGTTGGCGGAGTTACTGAAGAAGTTGCCCGCGAAGCCTTGCGCCTTGCATCTAACAAGTTGCCAGTTAAGACTAAGATCTTAACTCGCCAAGTGGAGGGTGAATAA
- the rpmC gene encoding 50S ribosomal protein L29, with protein sequence MKTKDLQNEIMGLSAAELVAKEKSYKEELFNLRFQLATGQLENTARLSEVRKQLARIKTVIRQQELNK encoded by the coding sequence ATGAAGACCAAGGATTTACAAAACGAAATCATGGGCCTCAGCGCAGCTGAGTTGGTGGCCAAGGAAAAGAGCTACAAGGAAGAATTGTTCAACTTGCGTTTCCAATTAGCTACAGGTCAACTTGAGAACACGGCTCGTTTGTCTGAAGTGCGTAAGCAACTTGCCCGTATTAAGACAGTGATTCGTCAACAAGAATTGAACAAGTAG
- the rpsQ gene encoding 30S ribosomal protein S17 has protein sequence MTEARNTRKVYQGRVVSDKMEKTITVAIETYKNHPVYGKRVKYTKKFKAHDENNEAKQGDIVRIMETRPTSATKRFRLVEIVEKAVII, from the coding sequence ATGACTGAAGCTCGTAATACACGTAAGGTTTACCAAGGCCGCGTGGTTTCAGATAAGATGGAAAAGACAATTACTGTCGCTATCGAAACATACAAGAACCACCCAGTTTATGGTAAGCGTGTTAAGTACACGAAGAAGTTTAAGGCTCACGATGAAAACAACGAAGCTAAGCAAGGTGATATTGTACGCATCATGGAGACGCGTCCAACATCAGCTACAAAGCGCTTCCGTTTGGTAGA